Proteins from one Helicobacter ganmani genomic window:
- a CDS encoding methyl-accepting chemotaxis protein, producing the protein MWRVLLRVNDVSLKFKIIFASFAVALIGLALVVWLVGNKNFNFAKETTTNYAQATLKNQARILENKINLGFENVANIAILANQSLRNLTSPNANRFCDSNCSAILNGYLKQLLSQNGLYQSAFVKFFNGEVYTTSSSSPKYIESLTNDEINALFKDSETQAIFIPKLKPKPKDSADKTPLYAPVYLLNKITYNSHTIGISGILLDLKKMGEEMEQMKILESGFIVLLSQNSVVLHHKFFHTFNREMENVDKSANEYLKEALLGKEIIFDRISPNTKAPIITIMEPLTLGTNSNTIHWVVFANIPLEEMLKVAKATRNFAAMISLLVLVLICVVMYLVGHIIYKRLNLIKYGLQEFFDYLNNKRDNFQDIPLTCRDELGAMGKTINQNAQNIKFGLEKDQIAIKESLQVVAKVEQGDLKVRIEANPNNPNLLELKEVLNTMLDSLQHHIGSDLKSIAKVHQSFSELDFTKSLENPKGEVEIITNKLGEEVAKMLRFSAECSNTLHEKSSNLRSFLVNLTKQSDLQTQSLQASSQTISKISQDMQDSNTMIKEVARQSDEIKNILKVIQDIADQTNLLALNAAIEAARAGEHGRGFAVVADEVRKLAERTGKSLSEIEAYTNTLVQSINQAGDNINHQASAMEAITNSIAEVEQITQQNNQIAKDVNVIGQDVAKLADAILEDINKKKY; encoded by the coding sequence ATGTGGCGAGTTCTATTAAGAGTAAATGATGTCAGCTTAAAGTTTAAAATCATTTTTGCAAGTTTTGCAGTGGCTCTTATTGGACTTGCTTTAGTCGTGTGGCTAGTAGGGAATAAGAATTTTAATTTTGCCAAAGAAACAACCACAAATTATGCGCAAGCGACACTCAAAAACCAAGCAAGGATTTTAGAAAATAAAATTAATTTAGGATTTGAAAATGTAGCAAATATTGCAATTTTAGCTAATCAAAGCTTGCGCAATCTAACAAGTCCAAATGCAAATCGCTTTTGCGATTCTAACTGCTCTGCAATATTAAATGGTTATTTAAAACAATTATTAAGTCAAAATGGTCTTTACCAATCTGCATTTGTCAAATTCTTTAATGGTGAAGTTTATACCACCTCTTCATCATCACCAAAATACATTGAAAGCCTTACGAACGATGAAATCAATGCACTATTTAAAGACAGCGAAACACAGGCAATTTTTATACCCAAACTAAAACCAAAGCCAAAAGATAGTGCGGACAAGACACCCCTTTATGCTCCTGTTTATTTATTGAACAAAATTACTTATAATTCTCATACGATTGGTATTAGTGGGATTCTATTGGATTTAAAAAAAATGGGTGAAGAAATGGAGCAAATGAAAATCTTAGAAAGTGGCTTCATTGTCCTTCTCTCTCAAAATAGTGTAGTTTTACATCATAAGTTTTTCCATACATTTAATCGTGAAATGGAAAATGTAGATAAAAGTGCAAATGAATATTTAAAAGAGGCTTTGTTGGGCAAAGAGATTATCTTTGATAGAATTAGTCCCAATACAAAAGCACCTATAATAACAATTATGGAACCCCTTACACTTGGGACTAATAGCAATACGATTCACTGGGTGGTGTTTGCAAATATTCCATTAGAAGAAATGTTGAAAGTTGCTAAGGCAACTCGTAATTTTGCAGCAATGATTTCTTTGCTAGTTTTGGTGCTTATTTGTGTTGTAATGTATCTAGTGGGGCATATTATCTATAAACGATTAAATTTAATAAAATACGGCTTGCAGGAATTTTTTGATTATTTAAACAACAAACGAGACAATTTTCAAGATATTCCTTTAACTTGTAGAGATGAATTAGGGGCAATGGGAAAAACTATTAATCAAAACGCTCAAAATATTAAGTTTGGTTTAGAAAAAGATCAGATTGCGATTAAAGAATCCTTACAAGTTGTTGCAAAAGTAGAGCAAGGAGATTTAAAAGTGCGTATTGAAGCTAATCCAAATAATCCCAATCTTTTGGAATTAAAAGAAGTTTTAAATACAATGTTGGATTCTTTGCAACATCACATTGGTTCTGACCTTAAGAGTATCGCAAAAGTGCATCAGTCATTTTCTGAATTAGACTTTACGAAATCTTTAGAAAATCCAAAAGGAGAAGTGGAAATCATTACAAATAAACTAGGAGAGGAAGTTGCCAAAATGCTTCGCTTTAGTGCAGAATGTTCTAATACTTTGCACGAAAAAAGTAGTAATTTAAGGAGTTTCTTAGTTAATCTAACAAAGCAGTCTGATTTGCAAACGCAATCCCTGCAAGCTAGCTCACAAACGATATCTAAGATTTCTCAAGATATGCAAGATAGCAATACAATGATTAAAGAGGTGGCAAGACAGAGTGATGAGATTAAAAATATTTTGAAAGTTATTCAAGATATTGCAGACCAAACCAATCTTTTAGCCCTTAATGCAGCCATTGAAGCAGCAAGAGCAGGGGAACACGGAAGAGGTTTTGCAGTTGTGGCTGATGAAGTGCGAAAGTTAGCAGAACGCACGGGCAAGAGTTTGAGCGAGATTGAAGCCTATACAAATACATTGGTGCAGTCCATTAACCAAGCAGGTGATAACATCAATCATCAAGCAAGTGCAATGGAAGCAATTACAAATTCTATTGCTGAAGTAGAGCAAATTACACAACAAAATAATCAAATCGCTAAAGATGTGAATGTGATTGGTCAAGATGTTGCAAAGTTGGCTGATGCAATCTTAGAAGATATTAACAAGAAAAAGTATTAA
- a CDS encoding primosomal protein N' yields MHNLPPFYYHIATLKRNSPILTYASAESLESGLLVEIPLKDKQVQGVVLKECAKPEFACKEALPLGFQFSPLQCQVAEFIARYYCTSYALSFGLFIPFAKDSIKDFPSLSFALNPLSAKQQQALEFINKHQNSLLFGDTGSGKTEIYIHLLNQSLHRGKNALFLMPEISLTPQMEKRLKAVFGECLAFWHSKITSKAKKQILRDLKEGRVRILAGARSALFLPLANLDLILIDEEHDDAYKSNSAPRYHARDVALYLAKMAKIKIVLGSATPLATTYSRAKTQNAVFRLKGTHFQTQNHFTFCASYDVLDSSIFSALERNFRDSKQAIVFLPTRANFKHLLCGQCGESIECPNCSVSLSLHKRDSSLKCHYCHFAQVVPKSCPKCGGELQSLRMGTQEFSEHLSKILPKANIACFDRDSITTQRKLKQTLEAFNQHQIDILVGTQMLSKGHDYHNVNLSVILGLDYLLCSGDYRAREKALSLMFQLSGRSGRKENGKVLVQTLHQDFFESFLGDYERFLEEELTMRTSLYPPFARLALVHFSQKNQEKSQQLMQQALVLLQDRIRIESLKVEIVGSGIAPIPRIANKWRYVIFLRSAKVRDLHLALQPLHTIACEMDIDPIEFA; encoded by the coding sequence TTGCACAATTTACCTCCCTTTTACTATCATATTGCGACTTTGAAGCGAAATTCTCCAATCCTCACTTATGCAAGTGCAGAATCCCTAGAGAGTGGATTGTTAGTAGAAATTCCATTAAAAGATAAGCAAGTGCAAGGTGTGGTGCTAAAAGAATGCGCCAAACCAGAATTTGCTTGCAAGGAAGCCTTGCCTTTAGGATTCCAATTCTCGCCCCTGCAATGTCAAGTGGCAGAATTTATCGCACGCTACTATTGCACTTCTTATGCTCTTAGTTTTGGTCTTTTTATTCCCTTTGCCAAAGATTCTATCAAGGATTTTCCAAGTTTAAGTTTCGCACTGAATCCTTTGAGTGCTAAACAGCAACAAGCCTTAGAGTTTATCAACAAGCATCAAAATTCTTTACTTTTTGGCGATACAGGAAGTGGCAAAACAGAAATTTATATTCATTTGTTGAATCAATCTCTGCATAGAGGCAAAAATGCTCTTTTCTTAATGCCAGAAATTTCACTTACTCCTCAAATGGAGAAACGTTTAAAAGCGGTTTTTGGTGAATGTCTTGCATTTTGGCATTCTAAAATCACAAGCAAAGCCAAAAAACAAATTTTGCGAGATTTAAAAGAGGGCAGAGTAAGAATCTTAGCGGGTGCGCGTTCGGCACTCTTTTTGCCTCTAGCAAACTTAGATTTAATCCTTATAGATGAGGAACACGATGACGCGTATAAGTCCAACTCCGCTCCACGTTATCACGCACGTGATGTGGCTTTGTATCTCGCTAAAATGGCAAAGATTAAAATCGTGCTAGGTAGTGCAACACCTCTTGCAACCACTTATTCGCGCGCCAAAACACAAAATGCGGTTTTTCGCCTCAAAGGCACGCATTTCCAAACGCAAAATCATTTTACTTTTTGTGCTAGTTATGATGTGTTGGATTCTAGCATTTTTAGCGCATTGGAGCGGAATTTTAGAGATTCTAAGCAAGCAATCGTTTTTTTGCCTACGCGTGCGAACTTCAAACATTTGCTTTGTGGGCAATGCGGCGAAAGTATAGAATGCCCTAATTGTAGTGTGTCTTTAAGTTTGCACAAAAGGGATTCTAGTTTAAAGTGTCATTACTGCCATTTCGCACAAGTAGTCCCAAAATCTTGTCCTAAATGTGGCGGGGAGTTGCAAAGCTTGCGTATGGGAACACAAGAATTTTCTGAACATTTATCAAAAATCTTACCAAAGGCTAATATTGCGTGCTTTGACCGAGATTCTATTACAACACAACGTAAGCTCAAGCAAACTTTGGAGGCTTTTAATCAACATCAAATTGATATTTTGGTCGGCACTCAAATGCTCTCCAAAGGACACGATTATCATAATGTGAATTTAAGCGTGATTTTAGGATTAGATTATCTTTTGTGTAGCGGTGATTATAGGGCGCGGGAAAAAGCATTGTCCTTGATGTTTCAACTCTCGGGTAGAAGTGGGCGCAAAGAAAATGGCAAGGTGTTAGTGCAAACCTTACATCAAGACTTTTTTGAAAGTTTTTTGGGAGATTATGAAAGGTTTTTAGAAGAGGAGCTGACGATGCGCACATCTTTGTATCCACCTTTTGCGCGGCTTGCCTTGGTGCATTTTAGCCAAAAAAATCAAGAAAAATCGCAACAGCTTATGCAGCAAGCCCTTGTGCTTTTGCAGGATAGAATTCGCATAGAATCCCTAAAAGTAGAGATTGTGGGAAGTGGAATTGCCCCGATTCCACGCATTGCAAATAAATGGCGTTATGTCATTTTCTTGCGCAGTGCAAAGGTGCGGGATTTGCATTTGGCACTTCAGCCCTTGCATACGATTGCTTGCGAAATGGATATAGACCCGATAGAATTTGCTTGA
- a CDS encoding methionine ABC transporter permease produces MDSKTISLLLEATLDTLYMSILATSIATLLAIVPSILLTLCAPNGLSPNAFIFRTLDSITNTLRSFPFLILMVVLFPLTQFIVGKSIGASAAIVPLSIGAAPFIVRIIENALKEVDKGVIEAALSFGASNLQIIFRIMFVEALPSIVSGITLALILVVGFSAMAGAVGGGGLGDIAIKYGYYRFQSDIMLYTVLILIFLVQIIQSFGDFLYKKLKH; encoded by the coding sequence ATGGATAGCAAAACCATTTCTTTGCTTTTAGAAGCGACTTTAGACACGCTTTATATGAGCATACTCGCAACAAGCATTGCAACACTTTTGGCGATTGTGCCTAGCATTTTGCTTACCCTTTGCGCCCCTAATGGTTTAAGCCCTAATGCGTTTATTTTCCGCACACTTGATAGCATTACAAATACCTTGCGTTCCTTTCCTTTTCTTATTTTAATGGTTGTCTTATTTCCCTTAACACAATTTATCGTAGGCAAAAGCATCGGTGCGAGCGCAGCAATCGTGCCACTTAGCATTGGTGCAGCACCCTTTATCGTGCGTATCATAGAAAATGCACTCAAAGAAGTGGATAAAGGAGTGATTGAAGCTGCTCTTAGCTTTGGCGCAAGTAATTTACAAATTATCTTTCGGATTATGTTTGTAGAAGCCTTGCCAAGCATTGTCTCTGGAATCACACTTGCTCTTATCCTAGTTGTTGGATTTAGCGCGATGGCTGGAGCTGTGGGTGGAGGTGGATTAGGCGATATTGCAATTAAATATGGATATTATAGATTCCAAAGCGATATTATGTTATACACTGTTTTGATTTTAATTTTTCTAGTGCAGATAATTCAAAGTTTTGGGGATTTTCTGTATAAAAAATTAAAACATTAA
- a CDS encoding PepSY-like domain-containing protein — protein MKKFGLACAFSVLVGANALLAADVVIQQNELPQNSQKFIQTYFANEKVGLVEKSFNDYQVKFLNDSKVEFAKDGDWREVKSYAPISNTGFIPQGVLNGIKAKYATAKIMEISKSYNGYEVKLDNHKELIMDKEGKVLSEKY, from the coding sequence ATGAAAAAGTTTGGTTTAGCGTGTGCTTTTAGTGTGTTGGTTGGGGCAAATGCTCTTTTGGCTGCTGATGTAGTGATTCAACAAAATGAGTTACCACAAAATTCACAAAAATTCATTCAAACTTATTTTGCGAATGAAAAAGTGGGCTTAGTAGAAAAAAGCTTTAATGATTACCAAGTGAAATTTCTCAATGATTCTAAAGTAGAGTTTGCAAAAGACGGAGATTGGAGAGAAGTTAAATCTTATGCCCCCATTAGTAATACAGGCTTTATTCCTCAAGGTGTGCTTAATGGTATTAAAGCAAAATATGCCACTGCAAAAATTATGGAAATTTCTAAAAGCTACAATGGCTATGAAGTCAAATTAGATAACCATAAAGAATTAATTATGGATAAAGAAGGGAAAGTGCTAAGCGAAAAATATTAG
- the uvrB gene encoding excinuclease ABC subunit UvrB, with protein sequence MFQLHSSFQPSGDQPEAIKTLSGFIQAGNQYQTLIGVTGSGKTFSMAHIIESLQIPTLIMTHNKTLAAQLYSEFKGFFPKNHVEYFISHFDYYQPEAYIPRQDLFIEKDSSINEELERLRLSATTSLLAYDDSIVVASVSANYGLGNPREYLEMIEKFEIGGQYHQKSLLLRLVEMGYKRNDNFFERGDFRVNGEVIDIYPAYSEDEILHLEFFGDELESLSLLDSVDKKSLKKLKSFVLYAANPFIVGEERLKSAIKSIEEELAERLAFFKSVGKMMEYERLKSRTEFDLEMISATGICKGIENYARHLTGKKPGETPYSLLDYFAQKNKPYLLIVDESHVSLPQFGGMYAGDRSRKEVLVEYGFRLPSALDNRPLKYEEFIQKAPHFLFVSATPAQKELDLSGTHTAEQLIRPTGLLDPTYEVLAVDRQVEILYDRAREVIAKGERVLVTALTKKMAEELTKYYSDLGLKVRYMHSDIDAIERNQIIRALRAGEFDILVGINLLREGLDLPEVSLIAILDADKEGFLRSETSLIQTMGRAARNLHGHVLLFADKITPSMQKAMEITDYRRSKQEAYNKAHNISPQSVSRKLDEDLRNQDLGILYEKAKKSKDKMPKSEREKLIKELSKRMHEAAKKLEFEEAARLRDEIAKLRTM encoded by the coding sequence ATGTTTCAATTACATTCTTCTTTTCAACCCTCTGGAGACCAACCAGAAGCCATTAAAACGCTTAGCGGATTCATTCAGGCAGGCAATCAATACCAAACGCTCATTGGTGTAACAGGGAGCGGAAAAACCTTTTCTATGGCGCACATCATAGAATCTTTACAAATTCCCACCCTTATTATGACGCACAACAAAACCTTAGCGGCACAACTTTATAGTGAATTTAAGGGTTTTTTCCCAAAAAACCATGTGGAATACTTCATTTCGCACTTTGATTATTATCAACCAGAAGCCTATATTCCGCGTCAAGATTTGTTCATTGAAAAGGATTCTAGCATTAATGAGGAGCTAGAACGGCTACGATTAAGTGCAACTACTTCCCTGCTTGCCTATGATGATAGTATTGTTGTTGCCTCTGTCTCTGCAAACTACGGCTTGGGGAATCCACGCGAATATTTAGAAATGATTGAAAAATTTGAAATAGGCGGGCAATACCACCAAAAGTCGCTTTTGTTACGCCTTGTAGAAATGGGCTATAAGCGCAATGATAATTTCTTTGAACGTGGAGACTTTCGCGTCAATGGTGAAGTAATAGACATTTATCCCGCATATAGTGAGGACGAAATTTTGCATTTGGAGTTTTTTGGCGATGAGTTAGAATCCCTCAGCCTTTTGGATTCTGTGGATAAGAAGTCGCTTAAAAAACTAAAATCCTTTGTGTTGTATGCAGCAAATCCTTTTATTGTAGGCGAAGAACGGCTAAAAAGCGCAATTAAAAGCATAGAAGAAGAGCTTGCAGAGCGATTAGCGTTTTTTAAATCTGTCGGAAAAATGATGGAATATGAGCGGCTAAAGTCTCGGACAGAATTTGATTTGGAAATGATTAGCGCGACAGGAATCTGCAAGGGCATTGAAAACTATGCGCGCCATTTAACGGGCAAAAAACCGGGTGAAACTCCTTATTCTCTGCTAGATTATTTCGCACAAAAAAATAAGCCTTATTTACTTATTGTAGATGAAAGCCACGTGAGTTTGCCACAATTTGGGGGAATGTATGCAGGCGATAGAAGTCGCAAAGAAGTGTTAGTAGAATATGGATTCCGCTTGCCAAGTGCGCTAGATAATCGCCCCTTGAAATACGAAGAGTTTATACAAAAAGCTCCGCATTTTTTGTTTGTTTCTGCAACTCCTGCACAAAAAGAGCTGGATTTGAGCGGCACGCACACCGCAGAACAACTTATCCGACCCACCGGCTTGCTAGACCCCACCTATGAAGTGCTAGCAGTGGATAGACAAGTGGAGATTCTTTATGATAGAGCAAGAGAAGTGATTGCCAAAGGCGAGCGCGTACTTGTAACTGCACTGACAAAAAAAATGGCAGAGGAACTTACAAAATATTATAGCGACTTAGGGCTCAAGGTGCGCTATATGCACAGCGATATTGACGCGATTGAACGCAATCAAATCATTCGTGCTTTAAGGGCGGGAGAATTTGATATTTTGGTAGGAATCAATTTATTGCGTGAGGGATTGGATTTGCCTGAAGTCTCTTTGATTGCGATTTTGGACGCAGACAAAGAAGGATTTTTACGCAGTGAAACGAGTCTAATTCAAACAATGGGACGCGCGGCAAGGAATCTGCATGGGCATGTGTTGCTCTTTGCAGATAAAATCACCCCCTCTATGCAAAAAGCTATGGAGATTACAGACTATCGTAGAAGCAAGCAAGAAGCATACAACAAGGCGCATAACATCTCACCACAAAGTGTTTCAAGAAAGCTTGATGAGGATTTGAGGAATCAAGACTTAGGAATACTCTACGAAAAAGCAAAGAAAAGCAAAGACAAAATGCCTAAAAGCGAACGCGAAAAGCTTATCAAAGAACTAAGCAAAAGAATGCACGAAGCAGCTAAAAAGCTAGAATTTGAAGAAGCGGCGAGATTGCGAGATGAAATCGCCAAATTAAGGACAATGTAA
- a CDS encoding MetQ/NlpA family ABC transporter substrate-binding protein, with product MLKKVIFNKLTLGTIALAVIFSGCDSKVESQNNAQKTEKTEMEKLIVGATPEPHAVMLEKVKETLAKEGITLEIKEFTDYVTPNKSLDDGSLNANFFQHKPYLDSFNKEHKTNLVSVAGIHLEPMGVYSKKIKNLDELKEGDMISLPNDPSNGARALRILEANGLIKLQENVELPSVQNIIENPKNLKFKEMDAPQLARALGDVSASVINTNFALLAGLNPLNDAIALESKDSPYVNIIVVKGGNEKDARIQKLIHSLQSEEMRQFILDQYKGAILPSF from the coding sequence ATGCTTAAAAAAGTAATTTTCAACAAACTAACACTCGGCACAATAGCTCTTGCAGTGATTTTTAGTGGCTGCGATTCCAAAGTAGAATCACAAAACAATGCACAGAAAACAGAAAAGACGGAAATGGAAAAACTAATTGTCGGCGCAACTCCCGAACCACACGCAGTAATGCTAGAAAAAGTCAAGGAAACTTTGGCAAAAGAGGGAATTACTTTAGAAATCAAAGAATTTACCGATTATGTAACACCAAACAAATCTTTAGACGATGGCTCATTAAACGCAAACTTTTTCCAACATAAGCCTTATTTGGATTCTTTTAACAAAGAACACAAAACAAATCTCGTCAGTGTCGCGGGAATCCATCTAGAGCCAATGGGTGTTTATTCTAAAAAAATCAAAAACTTGGACGAGCTAAAAGAAGGCGATATGATTTCCTTGCCAAACGATCCAAGCAATGGAGCGCGTGCGCTTAGAATATTGGAAGCAAATGGACTTATCAAACTTCAAGAGAACGTAGAACTTCCAAGCGTGCAAAACATAATAGAAAATCCTAAAAACTTGAAATTTAAAGAAATGGACGCACCACAACTTGCGCGCGCACTTGGAGATGTCAGCGCATCAGTCATTAATACCAACTTCGCTTTACTTGCTGGATTAAACCCGCTTAATGATGCAATTGCACTTGAGAGCAAAGATTCACCTTATGTGAATATTATAGTAGTAAAAGGCGGCAATGAAAAAGACGCACGCATACAAAAGCTTATCCATTCTCTCCAAAGCGAAGAGATGAGACAATTTATCCTAGACCAATACAAAGGCGCAATTCTTCCTAGTTTCTAG
- a CDS encoding recombinase family protein: MKRIAYIRVSTNKQDLSAQKTQIFEYCKIHNITIDDWLIIEISSKQSQEKRKIIALKKTLKSGDLLITTELSRLGRSMLETILLVLELADKGIQLIFIRQPELTTFNNATSKLLLSIYAYVAETEREFISLRTKAGLQNAKAKGKRLGRPKNSLNSVFDKDIEQIKLRIAQGECVKEIWRILGYEKLKTYEAFLWFCKSRNLILDKGKA; this comes from the coding sequence TTGAAACGCATTGCATACATTAGAGTTAGCACAAATAAGCAAGATTTAAGCGCGCAAAAAACCCAAATCTTTGAATATTGCAAAATTCATAATATCACAATAGATGATTGGCTCATTATTGAAATAAGCTCTAAACAATCGCAAGAAAAGCGGAAAATCATCGCACTCAAAAAAACTCTCAAAAGTGGCGATTTGCTCATTACGACTGAATTATCAAGGCTTGGCAGAAGTATGTTGGAGACGATTTTGCTTGTTTTGGAACTAGCAGATAAAGGAATCCAACTTATTTTTATTCGTCAGCCAGAATTGACGACTTTTAATAACGCAACTTCCAAGTTGCTTTTGAGTATTTATGCTTATGTGGCTGAAACAGAACGAGAGTTTATCTCGCTAAGAACCAAAGCAGGATTACAAAACGCTAAGGCAAAAGGCAAACGATTAGGGCGTCCCAAAAACTCCCTTAATAGCGTGTTTGACAAAGATATAGAACAAATCAAACTACGCATTGCGCAAGGAGAATGTGTCAAGGAGATTTGGCGCATTTTGGGATATGAAAAGTTAAAAACCTATGAAGCGTTTTTATGGTTTTGCAAAAGTCGGAATCTGATTTTAGATAAAGGCAAGGCTTAG
- a CDS encoding methionine ABC transporter ATP-binding protein: MDLIKVQNLSKSYGNLEVLKNINLRIKKGSIFGLVGHSGAGKSTLLRTFNGLESINSGKIEIDNLDISKLTTKELRAFRQKVGMIFQHFSLLSRKNVYENVLLPLQCAKATINEAKIKNLLELVGLQDKAKSYPNELSGGQKQRVAIARALVMNPMLLLSDEATSALDPSITGAILDLLAQINQELGVTIVLVTHEMEVVKRLCSEAAFMEAGVVLKSGKIEDLFLSPDSKMREFLGENEILPDEGLNIRIYFPKNLAQNPIITQMARELQMNFNIVWGNLESFNGIALGILVINIDKNAKEKVCNYLNARGAQWEIIESNPQGEPNG, translated from the coding sequence ATGGATTTAATCAAAGTGCAGAATCTTTCCAAAAGTTATGGTAATTTAGAGGTATTAAAAAACATTAATTTAAGGATTAAAAAGGGTTCAATCTTCGGGCTCGTCGGACATAGCGGAGCAGGAAAAAGCACTTTGCTCCGCACCTTTAATGGATTAGAATCCATTAATTCTGGCAAAATAGAAATTGATAACTTGGATATTTCTAAACTCACAACCAAAGAATTGCGTGCATTTAGACAAAAAGTTGGAATGATTTTTCAGCACTTCTCCTTGCTTAGTCGCAAAAATGTTTATGAGAATGTCCTCTTGCCTTTACAATGCGCAAAAGCTACAATCAACGAGGCAAAGATTAAGAATCTCTTAGAATTGGTTGGTTTGCAAGATAAGGCAAAATCCTATCCAAACGAGCTTAGCGGAGGACAAAAGCAACGCGTTGCGATTGCAAGGGCATTAGTGATGAATCCTATGTTGCTTCTAAGCGATGAAGCTACAAGCGCACTAGACCCAAGTATCACGGGTGCTATTTTAGACTTACTTGCGCAAATCAATCAAGAACTAGGCGTAACGATTGTGCTTGTAACGCACGAAATGGAAGTCGTCAAACGACTTTGTAGTGAGGCTGCCTTTATGGAAGCCGGAGTGGTGCTAAAAAGTGGAAAAATTGAGGATTTATTCCTTTCGCCTGACTCAAAAATGCGTGAATTTTTGGGAGAAAATGAGATTCTACCCGATGAGGGGTTAAACATTCGCATTTATTTTCCTAAAAACTTGGCACAAAATCCAATTATCACACAAATGGCGCGAGAATTACAAATGAACTTTAATATCGTATGGGGCAATTTAGAATCCTTTAATGGAATCGCACTAGGAATTTTGGTGATTAATATTGATAAAAATGCCAAAGAAAAAGTCTGCAATTATCTGAATGCACGAGGCGCGCAATGGGAAATCATAGAATCCAATCCACAAGGAGAACCAAATGGATAG